The Onthophagus taurus isolate NC chromosome 2, IU_Otau_3.0, whole genome shotgun sequence genome includes a window with the following:
- the LOC139429048 gene encoding uncharacterized protein, with protein MPTKLLFLGDSNFCRMLRTIQRRQSKRTSNGKYFLDLAVGGQTILKLLRRAKCIPKTCSPWFCGDIVERHIVIMIGTNDILHKTSPSQLKSQYSHLFRFLLSLNPKGIQICTIPPCKNFESVNEINHYIRRFCAEKQINCTDIEAIVNRNMMEGDGIHLNEQGLEAVWNAVATNYNNILNPLHNLIISKTDH; from the exons ATGCCGACGAAATTACTGTTTTTGGGCGATAGTAATTTTTGCCGAATGCTACGTACTATACAAA GACGACAATCAAAACGGACAAGCAACGGAAAATATTTCCTCGACTTAGCAGTAGGCGGTCAaacaatactaaaacttttgcgGCGCGCAAAGTGTATTCCAAAAACATGTTCCCCTTGGTTTTGTGGAGATATTGTTGAACGACATATCGTTATAATGATAGGAACTAACGATATACTCCACAAAACATCACCATCCCAACTAAAGTCCCAATATTCTCACCTCTTCCGCTTCCTTCTTTCCTTAAATCCTAAAGGAATACAAATTTGCACAATTCCTCCCTGCAAAAACTTCGAGTCTGTGAAC GAAATCAATCATTACATTCGACGGTTTTGTGCTGAAAAGCAAATCAATTGTACCGACATTGAAGCAATTGTTAACAGAAACATGATGGAAGG GGATGGCATTCACTTAAATGAACAAGGATTGGAAGCGGTTTGGAACGCGGTAGCaactaattataataatattctcaatccattacacaatttaattataagtaaaacagaccattaa